The Astatotilapia calliptera chromosome 2, fAstCal1.2, whole genome shotgun sequence genome includes a window with the following:
- the smim19 gene encoding small integral membrane protein 19 isoform X1, with the protein MGAHGVLGNEPDSIDYSVHEAWNEATNVYLLVILVSFGLLMYARKNKRKIMRIFTLPPTAGSSPEPNFYDSLQKVRLRQQLEMYSLGRWEIRVGSGFSPFLLHTLHTFLSLFYLSRFKDPLHTTPRYAMFSANLSVGIALLLQKYYFTPTTLLFVTFFFQLKK; encoded by the exons ATGGGCGCTCACGGAGTTTTGGGAAACGAGCCCGACTCCATAGACTACTCTGTGCACGAAGCGTGGAACGAGGCCACGAATGTCTACCTGCTGGTGATCCTGGTCAGCTTCGGCCTGCTCATGTACGCCAGAAA AAACAAGAGGAAGATCATGCGCATCTTCACTCTGCCTCCCACCGCGGGCAGCAGCCCGGAGCCCAACTTCTACGACAGCCTGCAGAAGGTCCGCCTGCGACAGCAGCTGGAGATGTACTCTCTGG GAAGATGGGAAATAAGGGTCGGGTCTGggttttccccttttcttttacATACTCTTCAtacttttctctccctcttctaCTTGTCAAGATTCAAGGACCCACTCCACACCACGCCGAGATACGCCATGTTTTCAGCTAACCTCTCTGTGGGAATCGCCTTGTtgttgcaaaaatactattttacgCCGACCACACTGTTATttgtaacctttttttttcagctaaagaaatga
- the smim19 gene encoding small integral membrane protein 19 isoform X3 produces the protein MGAHGVLGNEPDSIDYSVHEAWNEATNVYLLVILVSFGLLMYARKNKRKIMRIFTLPPTAGSSPEPNFYDSLQKVRLRQQLEMYSLARKFEQQQQQQHQQGQSDSVQLSME, from the exons ATGGGCGCTCACGGAGTTTTGGGAAACGAGCCCGACTCCATAGACTACTCTGTGCACGAAGCGTGGAACGAGGCCACGAATGTCTACCTGCTGGTGATCCTGGTCAGCTTCGGCCTGCTCATGTACGCCAGAAA AAACAAGAGGAAGATCATGCGCATCTTCACTCTGCCTCCCACCGCGGGCAGCAGCCCGGAGCCCAACTTCTACGACAGCCTGCAGAAGGTCCGCCTGCGACAGCAGCTGGAGATGTACTCTCTGG CCAGGAagtttgagcagcagcagcagcaacaacatcaGCAGGGCCAGTCAGACAGTGTGCAGCTCTCCATGGAGTGA
- the smim19 gene encoding small integral membrane protein 19 isoform X4 has product MGAHGVLGNEPDSIDYSVHEAWNEATNVYLLVILVSFGLLMYARKNKRKIMRIFTLPPTAGSSPEPNFYDSLQKVRLRQQLEMYSLALEVLFSR; this is encoded by the exons ATGGGCGCTCACGGAGTTTTGGGAAACGAGCCCGACTCCATAGACTACTCTGTGCACGAAGCGTGGAACGAGGCCACGAATGTCTACCTGCTGGTGATCCTGGTCAGCTTCGGCCTGCTCATGTACGCCAGAAA AAACAAGAGGAAGATCATGCGCATCTTCACTCTGCCTCCCACCGCGGGCAGCAGCCCGGAGCCCAACTTCTACGACAGCCTGCAGAAGGTCCGCCTGCGACAGCAGCTGGAGATGTACTCTCTGG CCTTAGAGGTTTTGTTTTCCAGGTAA
- the smim19 gene encoding small integral membrane protein 19 isoform X2, producing the protein MGAHGVLGNEPDSIDYSVHEAWNEATNVYLLVILVSFGLLMYARKNKRKIMRIFTLPPTAGSSPEPNFYDSLQKVRLRQQLEMYSLDSRTHSTPRRDTPCFQLTSLWESPCCCKNTILRRPHCYL; encoded by the exons ATGGGCGCTCACGGAGTTTTGGGAAACGAGCCCGACTCCATAGACTACTCTGTGCACGAAGCGTGGAACGAGGCCACGAATGTCTACCTGCTGGTGATCCTGGTCAGCTTCGGCCTGCTCATGTACGCCAGAAA AAACAAGAGGAAGATCATGCGCATCTTCACTCTGCCTCCCACCGCGGGCAGCAGCCCGGAGCCCAACTTCTACGACAGCCTGCAGAAGGTCCGCCTGCGACAGCAGCTGGAGATGTACTCTCTGG ATTCAAGGACCCACTCCACACCACGCCGAGATACGCCATGTTTTCAGCTAACCTCTCTGTGGGAATCGCCTTGTtgttgcaaaaatactattttacgCCGACCACACTGTTATttgtaa
- the pld7 gene encoding phospholipase D3 isoform X2, translated as MESDESDSELFLLQEEMERREAELEEEAAEEADLTDLKDCSVVLDRLQADEKSLKKDLEEKEDMNRKGGKPVSRIPTFQKRPAGASQSTELPVPRKDTPVHAQPPEKLGSLETSKSKPPDPRETALPAPLFHTPKIGFEAPSTFSRTEVALATAHGPLIAAQPVHSPLLTASPRPALRSEQVKSKTSETTPDGPTTHLPRESFPSKIPWEEPAETYDPAVKDRILLTPSGDSEKSAEIFQAPEDSQVEAIMDEEPPWETEPLNTAGLRDSISSSEAECEDELAGERSEEVKEDRKLLISQSKFPKLKEKKADPDSDAAAAPKTPAKVKATKSAKRSGCPSFTLFCFLSTTLLLLGGFSHHVWHYGLPMSVSQLTAQLELHWLEGFGLLPEPCSTDCRVHLVESIPVGLYQSSPSSRKSIADSWLHLLDRANSSVHIAAFYFTLRDSDLGSHESSDSQGRKVFEQLMKLESKGVKLQIAVNAPQQSNHDTADLAGTGAEVREVDLKAVTGGIVHTKLWVVDQKHFYVGSANMDWRSLSQVKEVGLSVEDCSCLAQDAFRIFGVYWSIGGVINGSLPPYWPARLSALSSSQKPLHLKFNGVPAQVYLSSAPPQISARGRSDDLSTILSVINDAQGFVYISVMDFLPLSQFTEPLRFWPAIDTALRAAACTRGVRVQLLVSCWEHSSPDMFIFLQSLQVLRRHPLTCDIDVKIFTVPSTAEQKKIPFARVNHAKYMVTDRVVYIGTSNWSENYFAFTAGVGLVVNQTGSAVKPGQQTLQSQAEELFLRDWGSEYASTLPVEDVDVCPRH; from the exons ATG GAGTCAGACGAGTCAGACTCTGAGCTTTTCCTGCTccaggaggagatggagagacGTGAGGCTGAGCTGGAGGAGGAAGCTGCTGAGGAGGCAGATCTGACG GATCTGAAGGATTGCAGTGTTGTGCTGGACCGTCTCCAAGCTGACGAAAAGAGTTTGAAAAAAGACCTCGAGGAGAAAGAAGACATGAACCGCAAAGGTGGGAAACCAGTCTCCAGAATCCCAACTTTCCAGAAGCGACCCGCTGGAGCCAGTCAGAGCACGGAGCTGCCGGTTCCCAGAAAGGACACTCCAGTCCATGCTCAGCCTCCTGAGAAACTTGGAAGTCTGGAAACTTCAAAGTCCAAGCCGCCTGATCCCAGAGAAACAGCGCTCCCTGCGCCATTGTTCCACACCCCCAAAATTGGCTTCGAGGCTCCTTCTACATTCAGCAGGACAGAAGTGGCTCTTGCGACAGCTCACGGCCCTCTGATTGCTGCTCAACCTGTTCACTCCCCTCTTCTGACTGCAAGCCCCCGGCCTGCTCTCAGATCAGAGCAAGTCAAGAGCAAAACCTCAGAAACCACCCCAGATGGGCCTACAACACATCTGCCACGCGAGAGCTTCCCCAGCAAGATACCCTGGGAGGAGCCAGCGGAGACGTACGACCCCGCAGTTAAAGACAGGATTCTCCTCACTCCATCTGGAGACTCTGAAAAGTCTGCAGAGATCTTTCAAGCACCTGAGgacagccaagtggaagctataATGGACGAAGAACCTCCATGGGAGACAGAGCCACTGAACACAGCTGGTTTGAGGGACAGTATATCTTCATCAGAAGCTGAATGTGAGGATGAGTTGGCTGGTGAGAGATCAGAGGAAGTGAAGGAGGATCGTAAACTACTCATAAGCCAGTCAAAGTTCCCAAAGctcaaagagaaaaaagcagaTCCCGACTCAGACGCTGCTGCAGCACCAAAGACGCCCGCTAAAGTGAAAGCAACCAAGTCAGCCAAG AGGTCAGGATGTCCCAGTTTTACCCTCTTCTGCTTCCTGAGCACCACCTTGCTGCTTCTCGGAGGGTTCTCTCACCACGTGTGGCACTACGGGCTTCCCATGTCCGTGTCCCAGCTCACGGCTCAGCTGGAGCTGCACTGGCTGGAGGGCTTTGGATTGTTACCAGAGCCCTGTAGCACTGACTGTCG AGTGCACCTGGTGGAAAGCATTCCTGTCGGTCTCTACCAGTCTTCCCCCTCGTCCAGAAAGAGCATCGCAGACAGCTGGCTGCACCTGCTGGACAGAGCCAACAGCTCAGTCCACATCGCCGCTTTTTATTTCACACTGCGGGACAGCGATCTGGGCTCGCACGAATCCTCAGACTCTCAG GGAAGAAAGGTCTTTGAGCAGCTGATGAAACTTGAATCCAAAGGTGTAAAGCTCCAGATCGCTGTCAACGCCCCCCAACAGTCAAATCACGACACAGCCGACCTGGCTGGGACAG GTGCAGAGGTCAGAGAGGTGGACCTCAAAGCCGTTACTGGAGGCATCGTCCACACCAAGCTGTGGGTGGTTGACCAAAAGCACTTCTATGTGGGCAGTGCTAACATGGACTGGCGCTCTCTAAGCCAG GTGAAGGAGGTGGGTCTGTCAGTGGAGGACTGCAGCTGCCTGGCTCAGGATGCCTTTCGGATCTTTGGGGTGTATTGGAGCATCGGCGGTGTGATAAACGGTTCCCTGCCTCCGTACTGGCCCGCTCGCCTCTCTGCCCTGTCGAGTTCCCAGAAGCCCCTGCATCTGAAGTTCAACGGGGTCCCTGCTCAGGTCTACCTCTCT AGCGCCCCTCCACAAATCTCAGCCCGTGGCCGCTCTGACGATCTGTCCACTATTCTGTCTGTCATCAACGATGCTCAGGGATTCGTTTACATCTCTGTCATGGACTTCCTTCCACTGTCTCAGTTCACGGAGCCACTCAG GTTCTGGCCCGCCATCGACACGGCCCTGCGTGCTGCGGCGTGCACCAGAGGCGTGCGAGTCCAACTGCTGGTCAGCTGCTGGGAGCATTCTTCTCCTGACATGTTCATCTTCCTGCAGTCCCTGCAGGTGCTCAGGAGGCATCCACTGACGTGCGACATTGACGTG AAAATCTTTACAGTGCCTTCAACAGCAGAGCAGAAGAAGATTCCCTTTGCACGAGTCAACCATGCCAAGTACATGGTTACAGACAGAGTGGTCTATATAG GGACGTCCAACTGGTCAGAAAACTACTTTGCATTCACGGCTGGCGTGGGCTTGGTGGTGAACCAGACGGGCTCTGCTGTTAAACCGGGCCAGCAGACTCTGCAGAGCCAAGCAGAGGAGCTGTTCCTCAGAGACTGGGGGTCTGAGTACGCCTCCACGCTCCCCGTTGAAGACGTGGACGTGTGCCCGCGCCATTGA
- the pld7 gene encoding phospholipase D3 isoform X1 — translation MPMVLRSRKSLRPGEVQLPTSTPTARRSSRSRQERATYEESDESDSELFLLQEEMERREAELEEEAAEEADLTDLKDCSVVLDRLQADEKSLKKDLEEKEDMNRKGGKPVSRIPTFQKRPAGASQSTELPVPRKDTPVHAQPPEKLGSLETSKSKPPDPRETALPAPLFHTPKIGFEAPSTFSRTEVALATAHGPLIAAQPVHSPLLTASPRPALRSEQVKSKTSETTPDGPTTHLPRESFPSKIPWEEPAETYDPAVKDRILLTPSGDSEKSAEIFQAPEDSQVEAIMDEEPPWETEPLNTAGLRDSISSSEAECEDELAGERSEEVKEDRKLLISQSKFPKLKEKKADPDSDAAAAPKTPAKVKATKSAKRSGCPSFTLFCFLSTTLLLLGGFSHHVWHYGLPMSVSQLTAQLELHWLEGFGLLPEPCSTDCRVHLVESIPVGLYQSSPSSRKSIADSWLHLLDRANSSVHIAAFYFTLRDSDLGSHESSDSQGRKVFEQLMKLESKGVKLQIAVNAPQQSNHDTADLAGTGAEVREVDLKAVTGGIVHTKLWVVDQKHFYVGSANMDWRSLSQVKEVGLSVEDCSCLAQDAFRIFGVYWSIGGVINGSLPPYWPARLSALSSSQKPLHLKFNGVPAQVYLSSAPPQISARGRSDDLSTILSVINDAQGFVYISVMDFLPLSQFTEPLRFWPAIDTALRAAACTRGVRVQLLVSCWEHSSPDMFIFLQSLQVLRRHPLTCDIDVKIFTVPSTAEQKKIPFARVNHAKYMVTDRVVYIGTSNWSENYFAFTAGVGLVVNQTGSAVKPGQQTLQSQAEELFLRDWGSEYASTLPVEDVDVCPRH, via the exons atgcccATGGTACTGCGATCCAGAAAGTCCCTCCGCCCCGGCGAGGTACAGTTGCCGACGTCGACACCGACAGCCAGGAGAAGCTCCAGGAGCAGGCAGGAGAGAGCTACGTACGAG GAGTCAGACGAGTCAGACTCTGAGCTTTTCCTGCTccaggaggagatggagagacGTGAGGCTGAGCTGGAGGAGGAAGCTGCTGAGGAGGCAGATCTGACG GATCTGAAGGATTGCAGTGTTGTGCTGGACCGTCTCCAAGCTGACGAAAAGAGTTTGAAAAAAGACCTCGAGGAGAAAGAAGACATGAACCGCAAAGGTGGGAAACCAGTCTCCAGAATCCCAACTTTCCAGAAGCGACCCGCTGGAGCCAGTCAGAGCACGGAGCTGCCGGTTCCCAGAAAGGACACTCCAGTCCATGCTCAGCCTCCTGAGAAACTTGGAAGTCTGGAAACTTCAAAGTCCAAGCCGCCTGATCCCAGAGAAACAGCGCTCCCTGCGCCATTGTTCCACACCCCCAAAATTGGCTTCGAGGCTCCTTCTACATTCAGCAGGACAGAAGTGGCTCTTGCGACAGCTCACGGCCCTCTGATTGCTGCTCAACCTGTTCACTCCCCTCTTCTGACTGCAAGCCCCCGGCCTGCTCTCAGATCAGAGCAAGTCAAGAGCAAAACCTCAGAAACCACCCCAGATGGGCCTACAACACATCTGCCACGCGAGAGCTTCCCCAGCAAGATACCCTGGGAGGAGCCAGCGGAGACGTACGACCCCGCAGTTAAAGACAGGATTCTCCTCACTCCATCTGGAGACTCTGAAAAGTCTGCAGAGATCTTTCAAGCACCTGAGgacagccaagtggaagctataATGGACGAAGAACCTCCATGGGAGACAGAGCCACTGAACACAGCTGGTTTGAGGGACAGTATATCTTCATCAGAAGCTGAATGTGAGGATGAGTTGGCTGGTGAGAGATCAGAGGAAGTGAAGGAGGATCGTAAACTACTCATAAGCCAGTCAAAGTTCCCAAAGctcaaagagaaaaaagcagaTCCCGACTCAGACGCTGCTGCAGCACCAAAGACGCCCGCTAAAGTGAAAGCAACCAAGTCAGCCAAG AGGTCAGGATGTCCCAGTTTTACCCTCTTCTGCTTCCTGAGCACCACCTTGCTGCTTCTCGGAGGGTTCTCTCACCACGTGTGGCACTACGGGCTTCCCATGTCCGTGTCCCAGCTCACGGCTCAGCTGGAGCTGCACTGGCTGGAGGGCTTTGGATTGTTACCAGAGCCCTGTAGCACTGACTGTCG AGTGCACCTGGTGGAAAGCATTCCTGTCGGTCTCTACCAGTCTTCCCCCTCGTCCAGAAAGAGCATCGCAGACAGCTGGCTGCACCTGCTGGACAGAGCCAACAGCTCAGTCCACATCGCCGCTTTTTATTTCACACTGCGGGACAGCGATCTGGGCTCGCACGAATCCTCAGACTCTCAG GGAAGAAAGGTCTTTGAGCAGCTGATGAAACTTGAATCCAAAGGTGTAAAGCTCCAGATCGCTGTCAACGCCCCCCAACAGTCAAATCACGACACAGCCGACCTGGCTGGGACAG GTGCAGAGGTCAGAGAGGTGGACCTCAAAGCCGTTACTGGAGGCATCGTCCACACCAAGCTGTGGGTGGTTGACCAAAAGCACTTCTATGTGGGCAGTGCTAACATGGACTGGCGCTCTCTAAGCCAG GTGAAGGAGGTGGGTCTGTCAGTGGAGGACTGCAGCTGCCTGGCTCAGGATGCCTTTCGGATCTTTGGGGTGTATTGGAGCATCGGCGGTGTGATAAACGGTTCCCTGCCTCCGTACTGGCCCGCTCGCCTCTCTGCCCTGTCGAGTTCCCAGAAGCCCCTGCATCTGAAGTTCAACGGGGTCCCTGCTCAGGTCTACCTCTCT AGCGCCCCTCCACAAATCTCAGCCCGTGGCCGCTCTGACGATCTGTCCACTATTCTGTCTGTCATCAACGATGCTCAGGGATTCGTTTACATCTCTGTCATGGACTTCCTTCCACTGTCTCAGTTCACGGAGCCACTCAG GTTCTGGCCCGCCATCGACACGGCCCTGCGTGCTGCGGCGTGCACCAGAGGCGTGCGAGTCCAACTGCTGGTCAGCTGCTGGGAGCATTCTTCTCCTGACATGTTCATCTTCCTGCAGTCCCTGCAGGTGCTCAGGAGGCATCCACTGACGTGCGACATTGACGTG AAAATCTTTACAGTGCCTTCAACAGCAGAGCAGAAGAAGATTCCCTTTGCACGAGTCAACCATGCCAAGTACATGGTTACAGACAGAGTGGTCTATATAG GGACGTCCAACTGGTCAGAAAACTACTTTGCATTCACGGCTGGCGTGGGCTTGGTGGTGAACCAGACGGGCTCTGCTGTTAAACCGGGCCAGCAGACTCTGCAGAGCCAAGCAGAGGAGCTGTTCCTCAGAGACTGGGGGTCTGAGTACGCCTCCACGCTCCCCGTTGAAGACGTGGACGTGTGCCCGCGCCATTGA